In Coccidioides posadasii str. Silveira chromosome 4, complete sequence, one genomic interval encodes:
- the NDE1_2 gene encoding NADH:ubiquinone oxidoreductase (EggNog:ENOG410PIYA~COG:C~TransMembrane:1 (i76-99o)~BUSCO:4391at33183), with protein sequence MVNSNVLARPALQLSIAASRRPLPTVSQRQFAQLARPVIRTRRGVIEHSAPRRTNATAASPSPAPKPKKRAGFFRWSYRLFLLSLVGGVGALGHSIYLLRHPAEQFAPDPEKKTLVILGTGWGSVSLLKKLDTANYNVVVISPRNFFLFTPLLPSCTTGLIEHRSIMEPVRNILRHKSATVKYYEAKATKIDYERKVVQISDESEIKGDTSQTEVPFDMLVVGVGAANATFGIPGVKEHSCFLKEVGDAQKIRTRIMDCVETAIFKDQTPEEVKRLLHMVVVGGGPTGVEFAGELQDFFNEDLKKWIPDIKDNFHVTLVEALPNVLPMFSKQLIDYTESTFKEEAITIRTKTMVKNVTDKYIEAEVTNPDGSKEMEKIPYGLLVWATGNAVRPVVKDLMSQIPAQKNSRRGLAVNEYLVVNGTENIWAVGDCAITNYAPTAQVASQEGAFLARLFNTMAKTEAIEKDLKKLSVAQYEAKDDEKRNQLLDEIRALQKQLRRTKQIGPFQYSHQGSLAYIGKERAVADISWLSGNIASGGTLTYLFWRSAYLSMCFSTRNRVLVALDWVKARLFGRDVSRE encoded by the exons ATGGTCAATTCAAATGTGCTGGCccggccagcattgcagctGTCAATCGCTGCTTCTCGCCGACCTTTACCGACCGTCTCCCAAAGACAATTCGCCCAATTGGCACGTCCTGTAATACGGACTCGCCGCGGAGTAATCGAGCACTCTGCCCCTCGTCGGACCAATGCCACCGCCGCCTCTCCGTCACCTGCACCAAAACCAAAGAAGAGAGCTGGGTTCTTCAGATGGTCATATCGGTTATTCCTGCTATCGCTGGTGGGCGGAGTGGGCGCATTGGGACACAGTATCTATCTACTGCGTCACCCCGCCGAGCAGTTTGCTCCAGATCCAGAGAAGAAGACCCTGGTGATTCTGG GCACCGGCTGGGGCTCAGTTTCCCTCCTCAAGAAGCTTGATACCGCCAACTACAATGTCGTCGTCATTTCTCCGCGCaatttcttcctcttcaccCCTCTTCTGCCATCGTGTACCACCGGTCTGATCGAACATCGCTCGATCATGGAGCCTGTTCGCAACATCCTCCGGCACAAGTCCGCCACTGTGAAATACTACGAGGCCAAGGCCACAAAGATTGATTATGAGAGGAAGGTCGTGCAGATCAGTGATGAATCGGAGATCAAAGGCGATACTTCCCAGACCGAAGTCCCGTTCGACATGTTGGTCGTAGGAGTCGGTGCAGCCAATGCGACGTTCG GTATCCCTGGCGTCAAGGAGCACTCTTGCTTCTTGAAAGAGGTGGGCGATGCGCAGAAGATTCGCACACGAATCATGGACTGCGTCGAGACCGCTATCTTCAAGGACCAAACCCCCGAGGAGGTCAAACGCCTTCTTCACATGGTCGTCGTTGGAGGCGGTCCAACCGGGGTTGAGTTCGCCGGTGAACTTCAGGACTTCTTCAATGAGGATCTGAAGAAGTGGATTCCGGACATCAAGGATAACTTCCACGTCACTTTGGTCGAGGCTTTGCCAAAC GTTCTTCCCATGTTCTCCAAGCAGCTTATTGACTACACGGAATCTACCTTCAAAGAAGAGGCGATCACTATTCGCACCAAGACAATGGTGAAGAATGTCACAGATAAGTACATCGAAGCCGAGGTCACCAATCCCGATGGTTcaaaggaaatggagaagaTTCCGTACGGGCTCCTTGTGTGGGCTACCGGTAATGCCGTGCGGCCCGTCGTCAAGGATCTGATGAGCCAAATCCCCGCCCAAAAGAACTCCCGCCGCGGTCTCGCCGTTAACGAATATCTCGTCGTCAACGGAACCGAGAATATCTGGGCCGTCGGCGACTGCGCCATAACCAACTACGCACCCACCGCCCAAGTAGCTAGCCAGGAGGGCGCATTCCTTGCAAGGCTCTTCAACACCATGGCCAAAACTGAAGCCATCGAGAAAGACCTGAAGAAACTCTCCGTCGCGCAATACGAAGCAAAGGACGACGAGAAGCGCAACCAGCTCCTCGATGAGATTCGGGCGCTGCAGAAACAGCTCCGCCGCACCAAGCAGATTGGCCCGTTCCAGTACTCCCACCAGGGAAGTCTAGCGTACATCGGCAAGGAACGCGCCGTCGCGGATATCAGCTGGCTCAGCGGGAATATCGCTAGCGGTGGGACCCTAACGTATCTTTTCTGGCGCAGCGCCTATCTGAGCATGTGCTTTAGCA CGCGCAACCGCGTCCTCGTCGCACTCGACTGGGTCAAAGCCAGACTCTTCGGTCGTGATGTCTCCAGAGAGTGa
- a CDS encoding uncharacterized protein (EggNog:ENOG410PHST~COG:T~BUSCO:5471at33183) — MTRPQISRAETADLQESLSPSPHGRHQGQALRNAERDTPDEIADPRRDVHHRIDEEYNYSDQDDTDHLNGLHGDRMGGYQQYLEEDAADDDMDDHLDDDMLDKISSSPSIDDEDIDFEFVYALHTFFATVEGQANATKGDTMVLLDDSNSYWWLVRVVKDGSIGYLPAEHIETPTERVARFNKHRNIDLSATMLSDNAEKPKNSLKKAIRRRNAKTVTFASPTYFEASDIDYSTEEEDIDDQLFDEEGIREEEGEGEYESELSDIQGIREESSMGNMKVEPLRPKPQADRDHSQSQDEESIDRTSEQTRDSEESANQQEEFRHGRSRNGVFRNTDSFFKDDTVETKKISLTPNLLRDDANESSQVTDTKEMRGRGSFEALIGDRSKDEKKRKEKKSGMLSGLFKRKDRKSKAFEDDGEEHEKVSEESARSSTERKLSTESLKEETPPSKPQAAPQRHPSKLQKQPRGGSPQTVDSTTPSKNHKSSVRAVAPDLNGDTNPAIHTSPSAPRHDPSFTTTTATSASDSVSNSAVSSPLSPSFQNTPAPSVDVVDKPAELSIRAVAPLKEENNLMSPKESHESGSRGPSLDIQGVNDLPVLSTKRLSNDDGSISTRSLSQPSSDILDIHQTKTDTTAPASTVVSPVHSPIWNDAGLRAYLEDGSDIRDLIIIVHDKSNVLPAGPDHPVTGNLFKDESRSLNEMSNRLDDMLNGWLARKSTVAVK, encoded by the exons ATGACTCGACCCCAGATATCCCGAGCCG AAACGGCTGACCTGCAAGAATCCTTATCTCCATCTCCCCACGGCCGCCACCAAGGCCAGGCGCTGCGAAATGCCGAACGCGATACTCCGGATGAGATTGCCGATCCCCGAAGAGACGTCCACCACCGGATCGACGAAGAGTATAACTACAGCGATCAGGATGACACCGACCACCTGAATGGATTGCACGGTGATCGGATGGGCGGTTATCAACAATACCTCGAAGAGGACGCCGCGGACGACGACATGGACGATCATCTAGACGATGATATGCTGGATAAAATCTCCAGTTCTCCCTCAATCGACGATG AGGATATTGATTTTGAATTTGTTTATGCTCTGCATACATTCTTTGCAACTGTAGAGGGCCAGGCCAACGCCACCAAAGGCGACACAATGGTCCTTCTAGATGACAGCAATAGCTATTGGTGGCTTGTGCGAGTTGTGAAAGATGGTAGCATAG GTTATCTCCCTGCTGAGCATATTGAAACACCAACAGAGCGAGTTGCTCGTTTCAATAAACATAGGAATATTGAT CTGTCGGCCACTATGCTTAGTGATAATGCAGAAAAGCCCAAGAACTCATTAAAAAAGGCCATACGTCGGCGAAACGCGAAAACTGTGACATTCGCATCCCCGACTTACTTTGAGGCGTCGGACATCGATTATTCTACtgaggaagaagatattgacgATCAGCTTTTCGACGAAGAAGGGATACGGGAGGAAGAAGGGGAAGGAGAATACGAGTCCGAACTCTCAGATATTCAGGGCATACgagaagaatcttctatGGGCAATATGAAGGTCGAACCACTACGTCCTAAGCCTCAAGCTGACAGGGATCACTCGCAGTCCCAAGACGAGGAGTCAATAGATCGAACTTCGGAACAGACGCGAGACTCTGAGGAGTCGGCTAATCAGCAAG AAGAATTTAGGCATGGAAGGTCTAGAAACggagtattcagaaatacAGATTCCTTCTTCAAGGATGACACTGTCGAGACGAAGAAAATATCGCTTACTCCAAATCTTTTGCGTGATGATGCCAATGAAAGCAGTCAAGTGACCGACACGAAAGAG ATGAGAGGTCGTGGAAGCTTCGAGGCGCTGATTGGCGACAGAAGCAAAGATGAGAAAAAgcggaaagaaaagaaatcagGGATGCTCAGTGGCTTGTTCAAGAGAAAGGACAGGAAGAGTAAAGCCTTCGAAGACGATGGGGAGGAGCATGAAAAAGTGTCCGAAGAGTCCGCCCGATCATCGACCGAGCGTAAACTCTCCACGGAGTCattaaaagaagaaactccTCCGTCGAAACCGCAGGCAGCGCCTCAGAGACATCCAAGTAAGCTCCAAAAGCAACCACGCGGAGGCTCTCCACAGACGGTCGACTCGACCACACCAAGCAAGAACCATAAATCCTCGGTACGGGCTGTGGCGCCTGACCTCAATGGAGACACCAACCCTGCCATCCACACAAGTCCTTCCGCACCTAGGCATGACCCATCTTTCACCACGACAACCGCTACTTCTGCGTCAGATTCTGTTTCCAACTCTGCAGTGTCATCTCCCCTTTCACCCAGCTTCCAAAATACCCCCGCTCCCTCAGTCGACGTCGTCGATAAGCCTGCAGAGCTTTCTATTCGAGCCGTTGCTCCTCTTAAGGAAGAAAATAACCTGATGTCACCGAAAGAATCACACGAGAGCGGGTCTCGAGGTCCTTCTTTGGATATTCAGGGCGTTAACGATCTCCCGGTATTGTCGACAAAGAGGCTATCCAACGATGATGGTTCTATCTCTACACGTTCCCTATCCCAGCCCTCTTCCGATATCCTTGACATCCACCAAACGAAAACCGATACTACTGCACCAGCGAGTACCGTAGTTTCACCTGTTCACAGCCCTATATGGAATGATGCTGGTCTCCGAGCCTATCTGGAAGACGGCAGTGATATCCGAGATCTAATAATAATCGTTCACGACAAGTCAAATGTCTTGCCAGCAGGGCCAGATCATCCGGTCACGGGAAATCTGTTCAAGGATGAGAGCAGGTCTCTCAACGAGATGTCTAATCGCCTCGATGATATGCTCAACGGGTGGTTAGCTCGAAAATCTACCGTTGCAGTAAAATAA
- a CDS encoding uncharacterized protein (SECRETED:SignalP(1-20)~EggNog:ENOG410PTWQ~COG:S), producing the protein MQLLTAIPLLVAALATAVDAGGFIKTCSVTAVADAFLFTVCDKDSHASKLDLNLCYANDHGKIVPRNNGHFHKTCRDCIVQRDGWMTCKCQDGRGGAPESKINLDELITNYDGRIGCYTHLGT; encoded by the exons ATGCAGCTCCTCACAGCCATCCCTCTTCTTGTCGCCGCCCTGGCTACGGCAGTCGATGCCGGCGGCTTCATCAAAACATGTTCGGTCACCGCTGTTGCCGACGCCTTCCTGTTCACGGTGTGCGACAAAGATAGCCACGCCAGCAAGCTAGATCTGAACCTTTGCTACGCGAATGATCACGGAAAAATTGTTCCTCGCAACAA CGGCCACTTCCACAAAACCTGCAGGGACTGTATCGTACAACGCGATGGTTGGATGACGTGCAAGTGTCAAGATGGCCGTGGCGGTGCGCCGGAGTCGAAAATCAACCTGG ATGAACTCATCACCAACTACGATGGCCGTATCGGCTGCTATACACACCTCGGAACCTGA
- a CDS encoding uncharacterized protein (EggNog:ENOG410PFAU~COG:S~TransMembrane:7 (o31-57i64-81o101-124i226-244o264-280i301-319o351-375i)~BUSCO:8719at33183), which yields MPSPWVQYPSTAAIPEHCEPATPFLATVSSFLHICLPTHLALLSSTLGTLSIVSWLFAQLPQIYKNYSLQSTAGLSVWFLVEWCLGDSGNLIGSVLTNQAGWQIIIASYYVMVDIVLVFQYYWYTYLKGWRFPRYGYISAPEDDDEEESWEGVLSLETNSRCQLASTPTVPRLEGKTVATQTVRSLDTPQSHTPSNQSEKRSSSSRTIERTGASASSPVPFTSPRTVIMITMLCAVLSNAASIPESRAPPTTPHPSLPDSDVKVIAGRIASWTSTIMYLASRLPQIFKNYRRKSTTGLSPLLFFAAFCGNFFYSTSLLTNPNAWFDFPPYGGGGWAGPDGSDRLEWIGRAIPFWLGAAGVLVLDFTVGLQFMMYAEKDEELVIKIREEAEGRSRWKKVTGWMRGWIPSGSAERDNEALRAAMAVENRALLASRGSDSYGGV from the coding sequence ATGCCTTCACCATGGGTCCAGTACCCATCGACAGCGGCTATTCCTGAGCATTGCGAACCTGCTACGCCCTTCCTGGCTACCGTATCGTCGTTCCTTCACATATGTCTGCCGACGCACTTAGCGTTGCTATCGTCGACCCTGGGAACACTGAGCATCGTTTCCTGGCTGTTCGCGCAGCTTCCGCAGATATACAAGAATTACAGTCTCCAGTCAACAGCGGGGTTGTCAGTGTGGTTTCTCGTCGAATGGTGCCTGGGCGACTCGGGTAATCTGATAGGTTCAGTCTTAACGAACCAGGCTGGTTGGCAGATCATCATCGCTAGTTACTATGTGATGGTGGATATTGTGCTTGTCTTTCAATACTACTGGTATACGTACTTGAAAGGATGGCGGTTCCCACGATATGGCTATATAAGTGCTCCAGAGGATGACGACGAGGAAGAGTCATGGGAAGGCGTGCTGTCCTTGGAAACCAACTCACGCTGCCAGTTAGCTTCCACTCCTACGGTGCCGCGACTCGAAGGTAAGACCGTTGCGACACAAACGGTTCGGAGTCTGGATACACCACAAAGCCACACTCCCTCCAACCAGAGCGAGAAAAGGAGTTCGTCCAGTCGTACTATTGAACGCACAGGTGCCAGCGCGAGCAGCCCGGTGCCGTTCACATCCCCCCGCACGGTTATCATGATCACCATGCTCTGCGCTGTTCTTTCGAATGCTGCCTCAATCCCCGAATCCCGCGCTCCCCCTACCACTCCTCACCCATCGCTGCCGGACTCCGACGTTAAAGTAATCGCCGGGCGTATCGCATCCTGGACCTCCACCATCATGTATCTTGCCTCTCGCCTGCCGCAGATCTTCAAGAACTATCGCCGGAAGAGCACTACCGGCCTGTCGCCGCTGCTTTTCTTCGCGGCTTTCTGCGGGAATTTCTTCTACTCGACCTCTTTGCTCACTAATCCAAATGCCTGGTTCGATTTCCCACCGTACGGCGGCGGTGGATGGGCTGGTCCCGATGGTAGCGACCGCTTGGAATGGATTGGGCGAGCGATTCCCTTCTGGCTTGGCGCCGCAGGCGTCTTAGTCCTGGATTTCACGGTGGGATTGCAGTTTATGATGTACGCAGAGAAGGATGAGGAGCTCGTGATCAAGATCCGTGAGGAGGCCGAGGGCCGAAGCAGGTGGAAGAAAGTCACGGGTTGGATGAGGGGCTGGATCCCCTCGGGCTCGGCGGAGAGAGATAACGAGGCTCTACGGGCGGCGATGGCGGTGGAGAACCGAGCATTATTGGCATCCCGCGGAAGTGATTCATATGGTGGTGTTTAA
- a CDS encoding uncharacterized protein (EggNog:ENOG410PTWQ~COG:S~TransMembrane:1 (i56-77o)), which translates to MANANLKRGLLIRDISRQPSHLTLQYEIFKFPNPRKNQSCANLAVLRIQHQDKMKFLNALPLLLSSISPAAIAVPLADNFSKSCDILGVQQNTLTAICQAPRGEIRTSLDLNHCFANSDGQIVARNEYDSHFSSCSLLGDMGDS; encoded by the coding sequence ATGGCAAACGCAAACTTGAAGCGAGGACTCTTGATAAGGGATATAAGCCGTCAACCCTCCCATCTCACACTCCAATATGAGATATTCAAATTTCCAAATCCAAGGAAGAATCAAAGCTGTGCCAATCTTGCTGTCCTTCGTATTCAACATCAAGACAAGATGAAATTTCTCAACGCCTTGCCTCTGCTACTTTCATCCATATCTCCTGCAGCTATTGCCGTCCCGCTTGCCGATAATTTCTCAAAGTCATGCGATATCCTCGGCGTTCAGCAGAACACCCTCACTGCGATTTGTCAAGCGCCTAGGGGTGAGATACGAACATCCCTCGACTTGAACCATTGCTTTGCAAACTCTGATGGACAAATCGTTGCTCGGAATGAGTATGATAGTCACTTTTCCTCCTGCAGTTTACTCGGAGATATGGGTGACTCTTGA
- a CDS encoding uncharacterized protein (EggNog:ENOG410PHX4~COG:T~BUSCO:3851at33183) gives MAHTEIVPFEDKKTDTRYSNSPIPVREGNNFDYDGRRTFNPRDAFRHEGGMIHPSMSTQQAESWEEHHPTPPIAVPYPGDKHPDHESYHDGSPYEEHSSSLEDFTRNRRTSISFNPEVTLDCGTHHALDEPLRNLRLRERAAVESPCSGDSSESGENQAGSSHEYHPAARPLFPRGFSQQTLGSSASDSFSVDTELPRASSLTSLSTASPVTDELRTPPDGRRDVYIPTLPCSPLSHPHSLDGAEGWFGRYGLGGKARSYSGRPGSLRLRHGSRRPTTSGGKSPASAFLSMFGREASAPKPDDEGQLVGTDYVLGKTIGYGGFSTVKEVFKVNDDGRTERLAVKIVKKNLVGQSERQNEQFQAEFDHEVRVWRYLNHPNILPLEAVYETDYATFCFTRMTNGGTLFDLVKKHHREGLRMDQAKHYAYQLASAIRYLHEDARVVHRDVKLENCLLHFKDPNDKEALGKLYLCDFGMSEWMMADTSVNAPAPYGDAADRPPPKNIGPSNMSTSIAGGVGGSLEYAAPELIMSKEGVLEPAADIWALGVIVFALVAGSRPFDHSFQPKVQTNIVHGRWDRGAVFKGEQELEQRNDALALIQGCLELDPMRRWTIADVMECRWFDEYVERVEEHIPPQWKY, from the coding sequence ATGGCCCATACGGAGATCGTTCCATTTGAAGACAAGAAGACTGACACGCGTTACTCGAACTCACCCATCCCGGTGCGAGAAGGCAACAACTTTGACTACGATGGCAGAAGAACATTCAACCCCCGAGACGCCTTCAGGCATGAAGGAGGCATGATACATCCCAGCATGTCTACCCAACAGGCCGAATCCTGGGAGGAGCACCATCCAACCCCCCCTATTGCTGTTCCCTATCCTGGAGACAAGCATCCCGATCACGAATCTTACCATGATGGCTCACCTTACGAAGAACATTCATCGTCCCTTGAGGATTTTACTCGAAACAGGCGGACGTCTATCAGTTTTAACCCGGAGGTCACCCTTGACTGTGGCACTCACCATGCCTTGGATGAACCCCTGAGGAACCTACGTCTTAGGGAGCGAGCCGCTGTGGAATCACCTTGCAGTGGTGACAGTAGCGAATCCGGAGAAAACCAGGCGGGCAGCTCCCACGAGTACCACCCTGCTGCCCGTCCGTTGTTCCCACGAGGCTTCTCGCAGCAAACCTTGGGATCATCGGCTTCTGACAGTTTCTCTGTCGATACAGAATTACCTCGTGCTTCGTCTCTAACATCGCTGTCCACCGCTTCGCCGGTCACGGACGAACTACGAACACCCCCAGACGGGCGTCGAGATGTTTATATCCCGACATTGCCCTGCTCTCCTTTGTCCCACCCGCATTCCTTGGATGGAGCGGAAGGATGGTTTGGGAGATACGGCCTTGGTGGCAAAGCGCGGAGCTACTCAGGTAGACCCGGCAGCTTACGACTTCGTCATGGGTCTCGAAGACCCACAACCTCCGGTGGCAAATCTCCCGCCAGTGCTTTTTTGTCGATGTTTGGCCGTGAAGCGTCCGCACCGAAACCCGACGATGAGGGACAGTTGGTTGGGACGGATTATGTTCTTGGCAAAACTATCGGATACGGAGGTTTTAGCACTGTCAAGGAGGTTTTCAAGGTCAATGACGATGGCCGGACAGAACGCCTCGCGGTCAAGATTGTAAAGAAGAACCTTGTCGGGCAGTCTGAAAGACAAAATGAACAGTTCCAAGCCGAGTTCGACCACGAAGTGCGAGTGTGGAGATACCTAAACCATCCTAATATCTTGCCGCTCGAGGCGGTCTATGAAACAGATTACGCTACATTCTGCTTTACTCGAATGACAAACGGTGGCACCTTGTTCGACCTCGTCAAAAAGCACCACCGCGAAGGTCTCAGGATGGACCAGGCGAAGCATTACGCCTATCAGCTGGCATCTGCCATTAGATATCTGCATGAGGACGCTCGCGTGGTCCATCGGGATGTGAAGCTTGAGAACTGTCTTCTCCATTTCAAAGACCCCAACGATAAGGAGGCGCTCGGCAAGCTGTACCTCTGTGACTTTGGGATGTCTGAATGGATGATGGCAGACACCAGCGTCAATGCTCCTGCCCCCTACGGTGATGCTGCCGATCGACCACCGCCAAAGAATATCGGCCCATCGAACATGAGTACAAGCATCGCCGGCGGTGTGGGAGGAAGTCTCGAGTATGCTGCACCGGAGTTGATCATGTCAAAAGAAGGAGTACTTGAGCCGGCCGCTGACATATGGGCTCTCGGAGTTATTGTTTTCGCTCTTGTGGCCGGTTCCCGACCTTTCGATCACTCCTTCCAACCCAAGGTGCAAACGAATATTGTGCATGGACGATGGGATAGGGGCGCTGTTTTCAAGGGTGAACAAGAACTTGAGCAACGCAACGATGCGCTGGCTTTGATTCAGGGATGCCTTGAGCTAGACCCAATGAGGCGCTGGACGATCGCCGATGTCATGGAGTGTCGGTGGTTTGATGAATACGTTGAAAGAGTCGAAGAACATATTCCTCCACAGTGGAAGTACTAG